Proteins from a single region of Ziziphus jujuba cultivar Dongzao chromosome 1, ASM3175591v1:
- the LOC107420209 gene encoding stigma-specific STIG1-like protein 1, with protein MKSQKLFLLLAILIMALSTIALSATPNADETFLNNDEDDNATTDEDSLETEDQRQTTLTPLRGISRLLASRNQMTCNKYPKVCRAKDSPGPDCCKKKCVDTSSDRVNCGKCGKKCKYAEICCKGKCVKPMTDEKHCGSCNNRCGKGNKCSYGMCNYA; from the coding sequence ATGAAATCCCAGAAGCTATTCCTTCTACTAGCCATACTCATTATGGCTTTGAGCACCATTGCTCTGTCTGCAACACCAAATGCTGATGAAACATTTCTCAATAACGACGAGGATGATAATGCCACAACTGATGAGGATTCCTTGGAGACCGAAGACCAACGACAGACAACATTGACTCCTCTTAGGGGGATTAGCCGCTTGCTTGCGTCACGAAATCAGATGACATGCAACAAATACCCGAAGGTGTGCCGCGCCAAGGACAGCCCCGGTCCAGATTGCTGCAAGAAGAAATGTGTTGACACATCGAGTGATAGAGTAAACTGCGGCAAATGTGGGAAGAAATGCAAGTACGCGGAGATATGCTGCAAAGGCAAGTGCGTGAAGCCAATGACTGATGAGAAACACTGTGGAAGTTGCAATAACAGGTGCGGCAAGGGGAACAAGTGCTCGTATGGGATGTGCAACTATGCATAG